From the genome of Rathayibacter sp. VKM Ac-2759, one region includes:
- a CDS encoding alpha/beta hydrolase produces MARTGVLAAARRPSALAIRAVFEREARRTAAGMRRHAPEGIARVAEVIPARRGVPATTADVFRSPGAGARPAVVWIHGGAWISGHRRDVDPYLRLLADAGYTAVGLDYSRGPEQVYPTAPRQLLAALEHLRRNAGRLGIARDRVVLAGDSAGAQLASQLATAVTNPSYARDAGQTTSLPVDAVRAVVLHCGVFDLGAMAKVTGVAGWGFRSALWAYTGQRNWSESAAGAQMSTIDHVTPRFPPVFISGGNADALTARQSRPFAAHLRSLDVPVTELFWGAGHEAQLGHEYQFDLDLPDARTALTRTLAFLDRVTAR; encoded by the coding sequence ATGGCGAGGACAGGTGTGCTCGCGGCAGCGCGCCGCCCGTCGGCCCTCGCGATCAGGGCCGTGTTCGAGCGGGAGGCCCGGCGCACGGCCGCCGGGATGCGCCGGCACGCGCCGGAGGGGATCGCGCGCGTCGCCGAGGTGATCCCGGCCCGCCGGGGAGTGCCCGCGACGACCGCCGACGTGTTCCGCTCCCCCGGCGCCGGCGCGCGCCCGGCCGTCGTCTGGATCCACGGCGGTGCCTGGATCTCGGGGCACCGGCGCGACGTCGACCCCTACCTGCGCCTCCTCGCCGACGCGGGGTACACGGCCGTCGGCCTCGACTACAGCCGCGGGCCCGAGCAGGTCTACCCGACCGCGCCCCGCCAGCTCCTCGCCGCGCTCGAGCACCTGCGGAGGAACGCCGGCCGCCTCGGGATCGCCCGCGACCGCGTCGTCCTGGCGGGCGACTCCGCCGGTGCGCAGCTCGCGAGCCAGCTGGCCACGGCGGTCACGAACCCCTCCTACGCCCGCGACGCGGGCCAGACGACCTCGCTCCCGGTGGACGCCGTGCGCGCCGTCGTCCTGCACTGCGGAGTCTTCGACCTGGGCGCGATGGCGAAGGTGACCGGAGTCGCCGGCTGGGGTTTCCGCTCGGCGCTCTGGGCGTACACCGGGCAGCGGAACTGGTCGGAGTCGGCGGCCGGCGCCCAGATGTCGACGATCGACCACGTCACTCCGCGCTTCCCGCCGGTGTTCATCAGCGGAGGGAACGCCGACGCCCTCACGGCCCGCCAGTCGCGCCCGTTCGCCGCGCACCTGCGCTCGCTCGACGTCCCGGTGACCGAGCTGTTCTGGGGCGCCGGCCACGAGGCGCAGCTCGGGCACGAGTACCAGTTCGACCTCGACCTCCCCGACGCCCGGACCGCGCTCACGCGCACCCTCGCCTTCCTCGACCGCGTCACGGCGCGCTGA
- a CDS encoding Asp23/Gls24 family envelope stress response protein, whose translation MAESITTPATGAGRTVIDDGVIAKVAGIAAREVPGVHALGGGAARAIGALRSAIGSDDRAQGVKVEVGERQVAADVTIVAEYPIPLQEVAEGVRSAVAGAIQQIIGMEVAEINVTVQDVHIPEDDAPEAEPRVA comes from the coding sequence ATGGCCGAGAGCATCACCACCCCCGCAACCGGAGCCGGACGCACCGTCATCGACGACGGCGTCATCGCGAAGGTCGCCGGCATCGCCGCGCGCGAGGTGCCCGGCGTCCACGCTCTCGGCGGAGGCGCCGCACGCGCCATCGGCGCCCTCCGCAGCGCGATCGGCAGCGACGACCGCGCCCAGGGCGTCAAGGTCGAGGTCGGCGAGCGCCAGGTCGCGGCCGACGTCACGATCGTCGCCGAGTACCCGATCCCGCTCCAGGAGGTCGCCGAGGGTGTCCGCTCGGCCGTCGCCGGGGCGATCCAGCAGATCATCGGCATGGAGGTCGCCGAGATCAACGTGACCGTCCAGGACGTGCACATCCC